gtgtggttgggggctATGTAGCGTGCATGTGATGAGACTGTTGGGTGTGCGTTCTTGTGGTTGTTGTTCTGAAATGATGCGAGTATGCCTTCCCTTTTgtgtctaatgttagcatgaGTAACTgatatgattgtgtgttttatgctgTTTTGTGTCTATGTAGTGCACTGTGTTAGTTAGTGTAAATGACCAGTGCCCTAACCATGCCAGAAGATAAGACCTGCTTTCCGTCTCCTGTTCTATCTACATGTGTTCTTCCGCCAAGAAAATTACACTCTCTGGTTCGTGCGGTTATGAACACGGAGCTATCTTGAAACCCGAGATATCAGCGTCAGTCGCATGTTCTGAGCCAGTTCACAACAATATGTTTAGTGCCAGTAAGAGAATACAAAGAAAACATAAGTTGTATTTACCAGTTCCACCTGCTTAACTTGCCGGTACTCCTTCTCATCTCGGTAGCCTGCCTGCTGGAATCTGTACAGGTTCTCGATCTCGTCGGTCCAGAGGCTCGCCCGGCTCATTGACTTGGGCTTGCAGTTGCCATCAAGCAGCACTGCGCAGGACATCTTTTGAGAAGGAGGGATTCGTTCCTGCCGTATGCTAACACATAATGGTAAAATTAAGTGTTTGATTTGGTTAATTCAGGCTGTTATCCATCAGGTAATGATTGCTTAAAGAGGGAAGCAATTATCTTGTCGTCATAAGTGAGAACCTCCGAGTTCTAACATGAGAGTAATCTTCCCAGTGCACTACTATAGCAATATCTTAACGTTAGTTGAGTTTGCCTACGACAAGCGTATAGCCAATTCCATCCTAGTTCGCTTATTACAAAGTAAACCAAAGATCAATTGCTAATTCACGAAGGCATAGCGACATCGATCATATACCATCTAACTTAACCAGCTATCCGCTAGCTAGGGTTACAGGTAGCATAACGttaacatatacacataaagaGTTAGGTGGTTATCTGGAGTTAGATAGGTTTTTCTAGGATTTCGGACAAACAATGAATTGAACAGTGTATACTGACTACTGATACTACCAGGTTGCGAGAGAGTACTTGATTGCAAAGCTACTAAAACAGTTTTAAAGTCGTTTCCAAACTTACAGCTGTCACAACCACTTGGGCTTGGTGGAGACTTACTGCGGTTTCCTAGCAACATGTAACGCCATGGCGTGTTTCTTACCCAGGATTCCTTGCGTGAATGCGTATATTTCTACCGTCTTGTGCGTAAAGGGTTACTTAAGTTCAACCATCTGTAGTCCGTCTCACTCCGTGAACCACAGGTTGGCATTACTCCGACCGGGTAGCAGCTGTTGTTATTGTGGTAaattgtaatgttttgtttgccAGAGTTAACGATGGCGGGTTGCCAGAGTTAACGATGGCGGGTTGCCAGGGCTGCACACCCAAGAATGTAAGACACCGATAGACCTGGTCGAAGATGTGGTTGACGCTCGCTAAAGACAGTGTTAAATAAAGACTTTACGTTACTCAAATCACAATTGTTTTTAATTCTTCAAAAAGGATAACAGGGCATACGTTCTTGAGAGAAAGTTAACTGATGAGATGTGAAGAACATTTTGAACAGATTTCAAACAATATACAAGAACAATGTATAAGATATCCATCTGTCTACATTTTCATGACGAGTGACCCTTTTGGGCAACTCAGAATAATTCACATTTGAACAGGCTCCGTAATAGCACTTTTgaggaaaagcacacacactcacgctctctcaaacacacacacacacacacacacacacacacacacacacacacacacacacacacacacacacacacacacacacacacacacacacacacacacacacacacacacacacacacacgtacaacaaAGACAAgctattgtttttttataaGGCTTATACTACAGCAATTTCTCTTCTCAACATTTTGTGACATTCATCCATTTGCAGTTGCAAATAATTGTTACAACTCCATTTTAGAACAGCTTTTTAACCATAtattaacaaaacaaataaaatactcCTTTTTCATATGTTTTCCATATCATGGCATATTCTGGTCTTTGCGTACACATTTCAGTTGAAGTGGAAGTGAACAGGAGGCAAAGGAGAACTTACTGCCAGTCCAGACAGGGCTCCCAGTCCAGCAGTGGGGTCAGACACACTGTCATACATGGGATTGGAGATGTTTGATTCTGGAGCACTGTCTCCTgcctcatcatcctcctccacagGCATgcggacacgcacacgcacacacacacacacacacacacacacacacacacacacgtacaacaaAGACAAgctattgtttttttataaGGCTTATACTACAGCAATTTCTCTTCTCAACATTTTGTGACATTCATCCATTTGCAGTTGCAAATAATTGTTACAACTCCATTTTAGAACAGCTTTTTAACCATAtattaacaaaacaaataaaatactcCTTTTTCATATGTTTTCCATATCATGGCATATTCTGGTCTTTGCGTACACATTTCAGTTGAAGTGGAAGTGAACAGGAGGCAAAGGAGAACTTACTGCCAGTCCAGACAGGGCTCCCAGTCCAGCAGTGGGGTCAGACACACTGTCATACATGGGATTGGAGATGTTTGATTCTGGAGCACTGTCTCCTgcctcatcatcctcctccacaggcatgcggacacgcacacacacacacacacacacacacacacacaagcacacacaaaaaaatatatatattcaagaGAGGACAAAAAGAACCTGTAAAAATTGTTGGGTTTTgacagcaagaaaaaaaacaacaagaacaaaaaaatcaaacaaaaaacgAGCATGACACACGGCAATGGAAATTgtgtcatacaaacacaaaaaaattaataaaaaagagaaaagcacaTTGGAACTGGAATTgcttgctcttgtgtgtgtagaAATTATATAAAAGGATGTCAGACTTGATCATGAAATGATCACTTATGTCCTGAGAGGAGGTCTACAGCGTTGCAGGAGAAGACAAGAAATATACAATAGAATTATACAtaaatatgagagagaaagagagagagagagacattcagaTCAAACCAGGGTTTACGTTAGCCCTGAAAATATCAACGACCAAAAATGTTTGGAGggaaatatttataaataaatagcaTATTAAATAGCTTAATATTGTGTGACCTATAAAATATGTTGCTAAGATCACCTAAATAGCCAAAAGTTTGGTAGAACAAATGGCTTTATCAAAGGGTCAATCAATTTGAAAACCCCTGTCAGCAGTCAATGCTCCGAATACTCATCATCTGTTCTTAATTTTACCCACAGCAAAGTGCCATTAAACTGCACTGTAATAACTAATCAAGCTAATAACTAATAATCAAGCCAAGAAAAGACTTGTTTATCTCTCATCGTAAACTCTGGGTCAAACTTCACAGAGCACACCAACAAGATATACAACAGCTATGAGAGGAAGCAAATTACATAttaaaagacacaaacatattataataataataataataattcattttatttgtaacgcactcttcattcagaagaatctcagagtgccaacatattagaaactaactataataatacaataaaataaaaatgagttaacataagcataatagaaaacttagtggcagtgatttaacacaaggccagaaatgccttcctgaataaaaatgtttttagtccagcgtctgcgttgcccttaggtggtcaggaaggctgttccataagcgtggtgcTGCCGAGCAATAGGCCAGGTCGCGGTGgggagcttggttttggggacgcggaggagcgagctgtttgaagacctgagggtgcgggtggaggtttggggagtaattcattcttgcaggtagggaggtgcatgcccatttatgcatgtatgggtgagtataaggactttgtagtcaatccggaaagagacagggagccagtgtagtgagtgtaatattggtgttatgtgctcgtATTTCAGGACCTTCATCaagatcctggcagcgctgttttcaatgtattgcagcttctggatgttcctgccagtgatcccatagaaaagcgaattacaatagtccagtcttgaggagataaaggcgtggacaagcttctctgcatctgattgggttaaagtggggcggagtttggagatgatatatatatatatattcacagaaGTGATGAACTTGTTGTATTACTGTAAGCATTGCTGCCTAGGGAGAAGCACTAGAAGTATTAAATAAGAGGCTGCTGTGCAGACatacatttgtgagtgtgtgtgtgtgtgtgtgtgtgtgtgtgtgtgtgtgtgtgtgtgtgtgtgtgtgtgtgtgtgtgtgatgaatgtctCACCTGATTCTCATTCAGCCCGTTGTTGTCTGCCACAAACAGAGTGGATTGGACAGTCAGGTTGCTGAGGCGTTTCACATACTCTTTCCCGGCAGCTGAGTTCTCAGAGTAGTTCAGGATTTGCTGGGAGAGAAAAGTGAACAGAGACACATTTGGTTTTGGTGAACCCGGATATTAGACACGACTGATAGCAAATTACATAAATGATATATAACTCAAACTGTTTTGGGGCTTTTTCTTTAAAGGATGTCTTAGGTTAGGTTAGCAAGGAT
Above is a window of Clupea harengus chromosome 21, Ch_v2.0.2, whole genome shotgun sequence DNA encoding:
- the meig1 gene encoding meiosis expressed gene 1 protein homolog, translating into MSCAVLLDGNCKPKSMSRASLWTDEIENLYRFQQAGYRDEKEYRQVKQVELVDRWPDTGFVKKLQRRDNTFYYYNKKRECEDKEVRKVKVYAY